One stretch of Amycolatopsis sp. NBC_00345 DNA includes these proteins:
- a CDS encoding LLM class flavin-dependent oxidoreductase — translation MAGVAHPRFGVWAVVYGSWGPFDHPDDPVDASWERNKRLILEADRLGFDSTLIAQHLVNPFGDELDQLETWTSAAALAALTERIEIIAAIKPYLVHPVVLAKQALQIEQISGGRFGLNLVNAWFKPELERAGIPFAEHDERYAYGREWITVVRGLLNGERVSFQGKYFHVEDYQLRPIDATRTRPTVYVGGESDPARALVADKADVWFINGQPRAEVERLITDVAARPREGDPVRFGLSAFVVARETDAEAEAELAALWELAEAGKARWEALVADADPKAVMFQTFAKYPHIGTNGGTAAGLVGSYDTVARRIREWADLGIETFMLQFQPFEAEMRRFAEHVVPRVRQLAPNAG, via the coding sequence GTGGCCGGTGTGGCGCATCCGCGGTTCGGTGTCTGGGCGGTCGTCTACGGGTCGTGGGGGCCGTTCGACCACCCGGACGACCCGGTGGACGCGAGCTGGGAGCGGAACAAGCGGCTGATCCTCGAAGCGGACCGGCTCGGCTTCGACTCCACGCTGATCGCGCAGCACCTGGTGAACCCGTTCGGCGACGAGCTGGACCAGCTGGAGACCTGGACGTCGGCGGCGGCGCTCGCCGCGCTGACCGAGCGGATCGAGATCATCGCCGCCATCAAGCCGTACCTGGTGCACCCCGTGGTGCTCGCGAAGCAGGCGCTGCAGATCGAGCAGATCAGCGGCGGGCGCTTCGGCCTGAACCTGGTCAACGCGTGGTTCAAGCCCGAGCTGGAACGCGCCGGCATCCCGTTCGCCGAGCACGACGAGCGTTACGCCTACGGCCGTGAGTGGATCACCGTCGTGCGCGGGCTGCTGAACGGCGAGCGCGTTTCCTTCCAGGGCAAGTACTTCCACGTCGAGGACTACCAGCTGCGCCCGATCGACGCGACGCGCACGCGCCCCACGGTGTACGTCGGCGGCGAGTCGGACCCGGCCCGCGCGCTGGTCGCGGACAAGGCCGACGTGTGGTTCATCAACGGCCAGCCCCGCGCCGAGGTCGAGCGGCTGATCACCGACGTCGCCGCGCGGCCGAGGGAGGGCGACCCGGTCCGGTTCGGGCTGTCCGCCTTCGTGGTCGCGCGCGAGACGGACGCCGAGGCCGAGGCGGAACTGGCCGCGCTGTGGGAACTCGCGGAAGCCGGCAAGGCACGCTGGGAAGCCCTCGTCGCCGACGCCGACCCGAAGGCCGTGATGTTCCAGACCTTCGCGAAGTACCCCCACATCGGCACCAACGGCGGCACCGCGGCCGGCCTCGTCGGCAGCTACGACACGGTCGCGCGCCGCATCCGCGAGTGGGCCGACCTCGGCATCGAGACGTTCATGCTGCAGTTCCAGCCGTTCGAGGCGGAGATGCGCCGGTTCGCCGAGCACGTCGTCCCGCGGGTCCGGCAACTCGCTCCAAACGCGGGTTGA
- a CDS encoding PPOX class F420-dependent oxidoreductase, translating to MFTEAEIAYLAEQGLGRIATQQPGGTLQVSPVAFTYNAEAKAIDVTGYNLTRSRKYRNVAANGRVAFVIDDRPSLEPMRVRCLEIRGHAEVITDVFETDGHLDGAVIRIHPERIISMGIDDPDREPLEMKPNNRNV from the coding sequence ATGTTCACCGAAGCCGAAATCGCCTACCTGGCCGAGCAGGGCCTTGGCCGGATCGCCACCCAGCAGCCGGGCGGGACCCTGCAGGTCAGCCCCGTCGCGTTCACCTACAACGCCGAAGCCAAGGCCATCGACGTCACCGGCTACAACCTGACGCGGAGCCGGAAGTACCGCAACGTCGCGGCCAACGGCCGGGTCGCGTTTGTCATCGACGACCGGCCGTCGCTGGAGCCGATGCGCGTGCGCTGCCTGGAGATCAGGGGCCACGCCGAGGTGATCACCGACGTCTTCGAGACCGACGGCCACCTCGACGGCGCCGTGATCCGCATCCACCCCGAACGGATCATCAGCATGGGCATCGACGACCCGGACCGCGAGCCCCTCGAGATGAAGCCGAACAACCGGAACGTCTGA
- a CDS encoding ABC transporter ATP-binding protein → MRAVEAAEVAPSTYAWEIQAKALKVRVGRKKMAVDGLDLSLGTGVHGLLGPNGAGKTTLIRTLATVLRPTEGDLTLLGESVGGHIDQRGLRRRIGYLPQTFGYYKRFTVREFVEYLAWLKEMSKKDIPGAVQRAIERVGLADRADDKLKTLSGGMVRRVGIAQAIVNDPQVLLLDEPTAGLDPAQRVRFRELMQQIGQDACVVVSTHLVEDVATACTDVVLFAEGKLVFQGTPDQLAAAGGPQHVGDSPIERGYSALLNHERGREAW, encoded by the coding sequence ATGCGGGCAGTCGAAGCCGCTGAGGTCGCTCCGTCGACCTATGCCTGGGAAATCCAAGCCAAGGCGCTGAAAGTACGAGTGGGCCGGAAGAAAATGGCCGTCGACGGCCTCGACCTCTCACTGGGAACGGGCGTGCACGGGCTGCTCGGGCCCAACGGGGCCGGCAAGACCACGCTGATCCGGACGCTGGCGACGGTGCTCCGGCCGACCGAAGGCGATCTGACGCTGCTCGGTGAGTCCGTCGGGGGACACATCGACCAGCGCGGCCTGCGCCGGCGGATCGGCTACCTGCCGCAGACGTTCGGCTACTACAAGCGCTTCACCGTGCGCGAGTTCGTCGAGTACCTGGCGTGGCTCAAGGAGATGTCCAAAAAGGACATCCCGGGAGCGGTGCAGCGGGCGATCGAGCGCGTCGGCCTCGCCGACCGCGCGGACGACAAGCTGAAGACGCTTTCGGGCGGCATGGTCCGCCGGGTCGGGATCGCCCAGGCGATCGTCAACGACCCGCAGGTCCTGCTGCTCGACGAGCCCACCGCCGGGCTCGACCCGGCGCAGCGCGTGCGGTTCCGCGAGCTGATGCAGCAGATCGGCCAGGACGCGTGCGTGGTCGTCTCGACGCACCTCGTGGAGGACGTGGCCACGGCCTGCACCGACGTGGTCCTGTTCGCCGAGGGCAAGCTGGTCTTCCAGGGCACGCCCGACCAGCTGGCCGCGGCGGGCGGGCCGCAGCACGTCGGCGACAGCCCGATCGAGCGCGGCTACTCCGCCCTGCTGAACCACGAGCGTGGCCGGGAGGCGTGGTGA
- a CDS encoding zf-HC2 domain-containing protein: MNHVSEQLLTGYLHGHDLPADQAWAVEAHLELCGACRGRLSALSTPDVSALVDGVWADLEPRLASRPQPAPSRFRALLHSWTTPVMLPWLLMVLLVSLISVWLDWGNFWHGSFVQLFAPVLPVLGVAASWSGGLDPAYELVTATPRAGLDLVLRRTTAVLVAVLPVLLIAGRLTGSSVGLWLLPSLAFTAGTLALGVLIGVERAAVSLVVVWMAVLVVPTLATGASFALQAGAVPVWGGIFALTVLVLVLRRSSFTRLIAYQ; encoded by the coding sequence ATGAACCACGTCTCCGAACAGCTGCTCACCGGCTACCTCCACGGGCACGACCTGCCCGCCGACCAGGCCTGGGCGGTCGAAGCCCACCTGGAGCTGTGCGGCGCCTGCCGCGGCCGGCTCTCCGCACTGTCCACACCGGACGTCTCGGCGCTGGTCGATGGCGTGTGGGCGGACCTCGAACCGAGGCTCGCGTCGCGTCCGCAGCCGGCACCCAGCCGGTTCCGGGCACTGCTGCACAGCTGGACGACGCCGGTGATGCTGCCGTGGCTCCTGATGGTGCTGCTGGTCTCGCTCATCTCGGTGTGGCTGGACTGGGGGAACTTCTGGCACGGGTCGTTCGTGCAGCTGTTCGCGCCGGTGCTGCCGGTGCTGGGCGTGGCCGCTTCGTGGTCGGGCGGGCTGGACCCGGCCTACGAGCTGGTCACCGCGACCCCGCGGGCCGGGCTGGACCTGGTGCTGCGCCGGACCACCGCGGTGCTGGTGGCCGTGCTGCCGGTGCTGCTGATCGCGGGCCGGCTCACCGGGTCGTCGGTGGGGCTGTGGCTGCTGCCGAGCCTCGCGTTCACCGCGGGGACGCTCGCGCTCGGGGTGCTGATCGGAGTGGAGCGCGCCGCCGTGTCGCTGGTGGTGGTGTGGATGGCCGTGCTCGTGGTGCCCACGCTGGCGACGGGTGCTTCGTTCGCCCTGCAGGCCGGGGCCGTCCCCGTCTGGGGCGGGATCTTCGCGCTGACTGTGCTGGTGCTGGTGCTCCGCCGTAGCTCCTTCACGCGGCTCATCGCTTATCAATAG
- a CDS encoding RNA polymerase sigma factor → MKHKPPAEADEEQLVRRTARGDRAAFEEFYRRTSPWLAVRLRRRCADEQVVAEVMQETYLAVWRAAGSFSGAAAGGTAVGWVWTIAARRLVDAFRRRAHHAQLPPAVNVATVAPAAEEEALAGTVGDYVGDALRALAPELRQVLQAMVLDGLSVRETSVLLGLPEGTVKTRARRARIAMREALS, encoded by the coding sequence GTGAAGCACAAGCCACCAGCGGAGGCGGACGAGGAGCAACTCGTCCGCCGGACGGCGCGGGGTGACCGGGCGGCGTTCGAAGAGTTCTACCGCCGTACGTCGCCCTGGCTCGCCGTGCGCCTGCGCCGCCGATGCGCCGACGAACAGGTCGTCGCGGAGGTCATGCAGGAGACCTATCTGGCCGTCTGGCGGGCCGCGGGCTCGTTCTCGGGCGCCGCGGCCGGCGGGACGGCCGTCGGGTGGGTGTGGACGATCGCCGCCCGGAGACTGGTCGACGCGTTCCGCCGCCGGGCGCACCACGCGCAGCTGCCACCGGCTGTGAACGTCGCGACGGTGGCCCCCGCCGCCGAGGAGGAGGCGCTGGCCGGAACGGTCGGCGACTACGTCGGTGACGCCCTGCGCGCGCTGGCACCCGAGCTGCGTCAGGTTCTGCAGGCGATGGTGCTCGACGGGCTGTCCGTCCGCGAGACGTCCGTCCTGCTCGGGCTCCCGGAAGGAACTGTGAAAACACGGGCGCGCCGTGCGCGGATCGCCATGCGAGAGGCACTGTCATGA
- a CDS encoding MazG family protein: MTGSVVVVARGATLPAAAVPLLRTAAAVYAGSDVDAAAFGLPPVTEAPPGRDMVLVVGSLAEPTAAALTAAGARVLQAPADPLVEAVLVMDRLRSPGGCPWDAVQTHDSMRTYLVEETYELLEAIEENDRAALREELGDVLLQVLFHARVAAEDPRDPFTIDDVASELVAKLVGRHPNVFADAAKVSTAEHQELKWEELKQAEKQRKSIVDGVALGQPAVALAGKLGQRSGRAGIPLDLFPDGTDPASQLFRTAATARRAGIDPESELRAVAKQFARDLRAAEDAARAEGVEPTTLEADGWRKFWPDVT, encoded by the coding sequence GTGACCGGCTCCGTAGTCGTAGTCGCCCGAGGGGCGACGCTCCCGGCCGCCGCGGTTCCGCTCCTGCGCACCGCGGCGGCGGTGTACGCGGGGTCGGACGTGGACGCCGCCGCGTTCGGCCTGCCGCCGGTCACCGAAGCGCCGCCCGGGCGCGACATGGTGCTCGTCGTGGGCTCGCTCGCCGAGCCGACGGCTGCCGCGCTGACGGCGGCCGGGGCGCGGGTGCTGCAGGCGCCGGCCGACCCGCTCGTCGAGGCCGTGCTGGTGATGGACCGGTTGCGCTCGCCCGGCGGCTGCCCGTGGGACGCCGTGCAGACGCACGACTCGATGCGCACGTACCTCGTCGAGGAGACCTACGAGCTGCTTGAGGCCATCGAGGAGAACGACCGCGCGGCCCTGCGCGAGGAACTCGGCGACGTCCTGCTGCAGGTGCTCTTCCACGCGCGCGTGGCCGCCGAAGACCCGCGGGACCCGTTCACGATCGACGACGTGGCGAGTGAGCTCGTCGCCAAGCTCGTCGGCCGTCACCCCAACGTCTTCGCCGACGCCGCCAAGGTGTCCACGGCCGAGCACCAGGAACTGAAGTGGGAAGAGCTCAAGCAGGCCGAGAAGCAGCGTAAGTCCATTGTGGACGGCGTGGCGCTCGGCCAGCCCGCGGTGGCGCTCGCCGGGAAGCTCGGCCAGCGCAGCGGCCGCGCCGGCATCCCGCTGGACCTGTTCCCCGACGGCACCGACCCCGCGTCCCAGCTGTTCCGCACGGCGGCCACGGCGCGCCGCGCGGGCATCGACCCCGAGAGCGAGCTCCGGGCGGTCGCGAAGCAGTTCGCGCGCGACCTCCGCGCGGCCGAGGACGCCGCGCGCGCCGAGGGCGTCGAGCCCACCACCCTCGAGGCCGACGGCTGGCGCAAGTTCTGGCCCGACGTCACCTGA